A single region of the Solwaraspora sp. WMMD406 genome encodes:
- a CDS encoding cellulose binding domain-containing protein — MKAVRMVAPALAAVLATAGAIWAAGPALAAGPSASFVKTSDWGSGWEGKVTITNGGTAAITSWTLVFDLPAGTTVGTYWDALLTISGQRFTFTNRSWNGTVAPGASVSFGFIGSGPGAPLNCTLNGAPCGGQQPPPTTAPPTTAPPTTAPPTTAPPTTAPPTAPPPTTAPPTTAPPTTAPPTTPPPGNDGLPKHFLTGYWHNFDNPAVELRLRDVPAEYDLIAVAFAEATSVPGQVTFGIDPGLSASLGGYTDAQFTADVATLHQRGKKVIISVGGETGRVAVNDAASATALADSLYRLIQQYGFDGVDIDLENGLNPTYMAQAMRALRSRTGAGLIITMAPQTIDMQSPSVSYFKLALDIRDILTVVHTQFYNSGSMLGCDQRFAYSQGSVNFMTALACLQLEAGLRPDQVALGLPAGPGAAGGGIVAPTMVNQALDCLARGTNCGSFRPPRTYPGIRGAMTWSINWDVTNGNSFARTVKPHLATLP, encoded by the coding sequence ATGAAAGCCGTACGGATGGTGGCCCCGGCACTGGCCGCGGTCCTCGCCACCGCAGGAGCGATCTGGGCCGCCGGTCCGGCCCTCGCCGCCGGACCGAGCGCCAGCTTCGTCAAGACCTCGGACTGGGGCAGTGGGTGGGAAGGCAAGGTCACGATCACCAACGGCGGAACGGCCGCCATCACCAGCTGGACCCTCGTCTTCGACCTACCCGCCGGCACCACGGTCGGCACCTACTGGGACGCCCTGCTCACCATCTCCGGGCAGCGGTTCACCTTCACCAACCGCAGCTGGAACGGCACCGTCGCACCCGGCGCCTCGGTCTCCTTCGGCTTCATCGGCAGCGGTCCGGGCGCACCGCTCAACTGCACCCTCAACGGCGCGCCCTGCGGCGGGCAGCAACCACCGCCGACGACCGCGCCGCCGACGACCGCGCCGCCGACGACCGCACCGCCGACGACCGCGCCGCCCACCACGGCCCCGCCGACGGCCCCGCCACCGACAACCGCACCACCGACCACGGCTCCGCCGACCACCGCCCCGCCGACGACTCCACCGCCGGGCAACGACGGGCTGCCGAAGCACTTCCTCACCGGGTACTGGCACAACTTCGACAATCCTGCCGTCGAGCTGCGGCTGCGTGACGTACCGGCCGAATACGACCTGATCGCGGTCGCCTTCGCCGAGGCCACCAGCGTCCCCGGCCAGGTCACCTTCGGCATCGACCCCGGCCTGTCCGCCTCGCTCGGCGGCTACACCGACGCCCAGTTCACGGCCGACGTCGCCACGCTGCACCAGCGCGGCAAAAAGGTGATCATCTCGGTCGGCGGGGAAACCGGCCGGGTCGCCGTCAACGACGCCGCCTCCGCCACCGCACTCGCCGACAGCCTCTACCGCCTGATCCAGCAGTACGGCTTCGACGGCGTCGACATCGACCTGGAGAACGGGCTCAACCCGACCTACATGGCGCAGGCCATGCGGGCGCTCCGCAGCCGTACCGGGGCGGGTCTGATCATCACGATGGCCCCGCAGACCATCGACATGCAGTCACCGTCGGTGTCCTACTTCAAGCTGGCCCTGGACATCCGCGACATCCTGACCGTCGTGCACACCCAGTTCTACAACTCCGGGTCGATGCTCGGCTGTGACCAGCGGTTCGCCTACAGCCAGGGCAGCGTCAACTTCATGACCGCGTTGGCCTGCCTGCAACTGGAAGCCGGTCTGCGGCCCGACCAGGTGGCGCTCGGCCTGCCCGCCGGTCCTGGCGCGGCCGGCGGCGGCATCGTCGCCCCGACCATGGTCAACCAGGCGCTCGACTGCCTGGCCAGGGGCACCAACTGCGGCAGCTTCCGCCCACCACGCACCTACCCCGGCATCCGGGGCGCGATGACCTGGTCGATCAACTGGGACGTGACCAACGGCAACTCGTTCGCCCGCACCGTCAAACCTCATCTCGCGACTCTGCCGTGA
- a CDS encoding DinB family protein, protein MPSYPPTFVEQVVAQPLREQFEAFLDEHRAALNRCLDGLTEEQARRSLVASRTTLLGLVKHATFVEKVWFDEAVTCRPRTELGLPATADDSFVLDADDTIAGVQHAHREACEASRRATSTLGLDDILYGNRRGPLPLRWVYLHVLRELAQHCGHADILREQLVHE, encoded by the coding sequence ATGCCTTCCTACCCGCCGACCTTCGTCGAACAGGTCGTCGCCCAGCCGCTGCGCGAGCAGTTCGAGGCGTTCCTCGACGAGCATCGTGCCGCGCTCAACCGCTGCCTCGACGGGCTGACCGAGGAACAGGCCCGTCGTTCGCTGGTGGCCTCCCGGACCACGCTGCTGGGTCTGGTGAAGCACGCGACCTTCGTCGAGAAGGTGTGGTTCGACGAGGCCGTCACGTGCCGGCCGCGTACCGAGCTCGGCCTGCCGGCGACGGCGGACGATTCGTTCGTCCTGGATGCCGACGACACGATCGCCGGTGTCCAGCACGCGCACCGCGAAGCGTGTGAGGCGTCCCGCCGGGCGACGTCGACCCTGGGGCTCGACGACATTCTGTACGGCAACCGGCGGGGCCCGCTTCCGCTGCGCTGGGTGTATCTCCACGTGCTGCGCGAACTCGCCCAGCACTGTGGACACGCGGACATCCTGCGGGAGCAGCTCGTGCACGAGTAG
- a CDS encoding DUF6308 family protein, producing the protein MPETLLDIVRREGVGQLGAYFRPGAYTGQWFETFAGGGDRADTRDRIVVDDLYAVEALNVQVPFAVGTELLDGRLGRDVSARLRQLPTVAELGADGTDALVADGGPADQAWQLLVDRNKRTGVGWVIAGKLLARKRPRLIPVYDSIVRCQLGAPKRVWLTLHDQLAANDGELRAALAEVRAIVGVDDKVSVLRVLDIVLWRRHEKAHRRTDPAACPRLRCVRL; encoded by the coding sequence ATGCCCGAGACGCTGCTCGACATCGTCCGTCGGGAAGGCGTGGGCCAGCTCGGGGCGTACTTCCGACCGGGGGCGTACACCGGGCAGTGGTTCGAGACCTTCGCCGGCGGTGGTGACCGTGCCGACACCCGAGACCGGATCGTCGTCGACGATCTCTACGCGGTGGAGGCGCTCAACGTCCAGGTGCCGTTCGCCGTCGGCACCGAACTCCTCGACGGCCGGCTCGGCAGGGACGTCAGCGCACGCTTGCGACAGCTTCCCACCGTCGCCGAGCTGGGCGCCGACGGCACCGACGCCCTGGTCGCCGACGGCGGACCCGCCGACCAGGCATGGCAGCTGCTCGTCGACCGGAACAAAAGGACCGGTGTCGGCTGGGTCATCGCCGGCAAGCTGCTGGCCCGCAAACGCCCGAGACTGATCCCCGTCTACGACTCGATCGTCCGCTGCCAGCTGGGTGCGCCGAAGCGCGTGTGGCTGACGCTGCACGACCAGCTCGCCGCGAACGACGGCGAGCTCCGGGCCGCCCTCGCCGAGGTACGGGCGATCGTCGGCGTGGACGACAAGGTGAGCGTGCTGCGGGTCCTCGACATCGTCCTGTGGCGACGGCACGAGAAGGCACACCGGCGGACCGATCCGGCCGCGTGCCCGCGGCTTCGCTGCGTACGGCTCTGA
- a CDS encoding carbohydrate-binding protein, which produces MSAPLRNPRRRVRTRILAVAAALTSTVVAASITAHANAALPPTPSGWNLVWSDDFTGAANTLPSSANWIIDTGTSYPGGPPQWGTGEIQTYTSSTANVRHDGSGNLRITPIRDGAGNWTSARIETVRSNFKPPSGGVMAIEGRIQVPNVTGAAASGYWPAFWALGSPYRGNYQNWPAIGEFDVMENVNGLNNVWGVLHCGVAPGGPCDEFNGLGGSRACPGSSCQSAFHTYRFEWDASVSPQQLRWYVDGQHYHTVTQGQIPEPHWSNMTSHAGYFILLNVAMGGAFPNGVAGSTTPTANTVSGVPMLVDYVAVYSRGGGSNPPPTTPPPTTPPPGSGVNAYATIQAEAFNAQNGVSTEACSEGGRNIGWLANGDWVRYDNVDFGSTPPRDFVARVASGAGAGISGLVQVRIGSPTATPIGSFAIGDTGGWQTWRTVPGNVSAVTGRQTVYLTFSSGQPNDFVNVNWFHFRR; this is translated from the coding sequence ATGTCCGCACCCCTGCGAAACCCGCGCCGACGGGTTCGTACCCGAATTCTCGCCGTCGCGGCGGCGCTGACCAGCACCGTCGTGGCAGCCTCGATCACCGCGCACGCCAACGCCGCCCTGCCGCCCACCCCTAGCGGCTGGAACCTGGTCTGGAGCGACGACTTCACCGGCGCGGCCAACACCCTGCCGTCGTCGGCCAACTGGATCATCGACACCGGCACCAGCTATCCCGGCGGCCCGCCGCAGTGGGGCACCGGAGAGATCCAGACCTACACCAGCAGCACCGCCAACGTGCGCCACGACGGCAGCGGCAACCTGCGGATCACCCCGATCCGCGACGGCGCCGGTAACTGGACCTCCGCCCGCATCGAGACCGTACGCAGCAACTTCAAGCCTCCGTCCGGCGGCGTCATGGCGATCGAAGGCCGGATCCAGGTGCCGAACGTGACCGGGGCCGCCGCCTCCGGCTACTGGCCGGCGTTCTGGGCACTCGGCTCGCCGTACCGGGGCAACTACCAGAACTGGCCGGCGATCGGTGAGTTCGACGTGATGGAGAACGTCAACGGGCTCAACAACGTCTGGGGCGTCCTGCACTGCGGAGTCGCCCCCGGCGGACCGTGCGACGAGTTCAACGGCCTCGGCGGTTCCCGGGCCTGCCCGGGATCGTCGTGCCAGTCGGCCTTCCACACCTACCGCTTCGAATGGGACGCCAGCGTCAGCCCGCAACAACTGCGCTGGTACGTCGACGGCCAGCACTATCACACCGTCACGCAGGGGCAGATCCCAGAGCCGCACTGGTCCAACATGACCAGCCACGCCGGCTACTTCATCCTGCTCAACGTGGCGATGGGCGGCGCCTTCCCGAACGGGGTCGCCGGCTCCACCACGCCGACGGCGAACACCGTCTCCGGCGTACCGATGCTGGTCGACTACGTCGCCGTCTACAGCCGGGGCGGCGGGTCGAACCCGCCCCCGACCACGCCGCCGCCCACGACCCCGCCGCCCGGCAGCGGGGTGAACGCATACGCCACCATCCAGGCCGAGGCGTTCAACGCCCAGAACGGCGTGAGCACCGAGGCGTGCAGCGAAGGCGGGCGGAACATCGGCTGGCTGGCCAACGGCGACTGGGTCCGCTACGACAACGTTGACTTCGGATCGACACCGCCGCGCGACTTCGTCGCCAGGGTCGCCTCCGGCGCCGGAGCCGGGATCAGTGGTCTGGTCCAGGTCCGCATCGGCAGCCCGACCGCCACGCCGATCGGCAGCTTCGCCATCGGTGACACCGGCGGCTGGCAGACCTGGCGTACGGTGCCCGGCAACGTGTCGGCGGTGACCGGCCGACAGACGGTCTACCTGACGTTCAGCAGCGGTCAGCCCAACGACTTCGTCAACGTCAACTGGTTCCACTTCCGCCGCTGA
- a CDS encoding LacI family DNA-binding transcriptional regulator, producing MARKAEVSPATVSRVVNGHANVDPVLADRVRRAMNELGYRPNAVARNLRRSRTTLWAVVISDIGNPFFTALVRGVEDIAQRSGFSVVLCNTDEDPTKEARYLNAVLAEQVAGVIIAPSGPQTDLDQLAAARVPVVVIDRQLHGSRIDTVLVENEHGAELATAHLVESGYQRIACITGRRGVYTASSRLAGYRRALTAAGHHYDERLVRYADFRSDGGYQAMSELLRCQPRPDALFVANNLMTVGALECLVDNGITVPADMGVVGFDDLPWAHLVRPALTTVAQPTYQLGETAGQLLTERIATPDRDATTVTLPTKLQVRESSTRRPGPSVGSDPVSD from the coding sequence GTGGCACGAAAAGCGGAGGTCTCACCGGCGACGGTCTCCCGGGTGGTCAACGGTCACGCCAATGTGGATCCGGTGCTCGCCGACCGGGTCCGGCGCGCCATGAACGAGTTGGGATACCGGCCGAACGCGGTGGCGCGCAACCTGCGGCGTAGCCGGACCACGCTGTGGGCGGTGGTGATCAGCGACATCGGCAACCCCTTCTTCACCGCCCTGGTGCGCGGCGTGGAGGACATCGCCCAACGGTCGGGCTTCTCGGTGGTGCTCTGCAACACCGACGAGGACCCGACCAAGGAGGCCCGCTATCTCAACGCGGTCCTGGCCGAGCAGGTCGCCGGCGTGATCATCGCCCCGTCGGGTCCGCAGACGGATCTCGACCAGTTGGCCGCCGCGCGGGTGCCGGTGGTGGTGATCGACCGGCAGCTGCACGGTAGTCGGATCGACACCGTGCTGGTCGAGAACGAACACGGGGCCGAACTCGCCACCGCTCATCTGGTCGAATCCGGCTACCAGCGGATCGCCTGCATCACCGGCAGACGTGGCGTCTACACCGCGAGTAGCCGACTTGCCGGCTACCGACGCGCGCTCACCGCCGCCGGTCACCATTACGACGAGCGGCTGGTCCGCTACGCCGACTTCCGGTCCGACGGCGGCTATCAGGCCATGTCCGAGCTGCTGCGCTGCCAGCCCCGCCCGGACGCGTTGTTCGTGGCGAACAACCTGATGACGGTCGGTGCGCTGGAGTGCCTGGTCGACAACGGGATCACGGTGCCGGCGGACATGGGCGTGGTCGGGTTCGACGATCTGCCCTGGGCACATCTGGTACGTCCGGCGCTGACCACCGTGGCCCAGCCCACCTACCAGCTCGGCGAGACAGCCGGACAGTTGCTCACCGAACGGATAGCCACCCCGGACCGGGACGCGACGACCGTGACCCTGCCGACCAAACTGCAGGTACGCGAGAGCTCGACCCGCCGGCCGGGTCCGTCCGTCGGATCGGACCCGGTGTCCGACTAG
- a CDS encoding DedA family protein: MAVTVDTPPEGAGGLTGWVADVIASLGEVGVGLLVALESVVPPIPSEIVLAMAGYLASQDRVNLIGVWVGATVGSLAGALLLYWLGAVIGEERLRRWLDKVPLVDLEDLDKADRWFERYGRWAVLFGRMVPVVRSLVSVPAGADRMPLVQFSALTCLGSGVWNALFVGAGFALGSQWQEVERYSRWFDIAVFVILGGLVVYWVFGQVRRRRRRAESRRT; the protein is encoded by the coding sequence ATGGCCGTCACCGTCGACACACCACCTGAGGGAGCCGGCGGGCTGACCGGCTGGGTGGCCGACGTCATCGCCAGCCTCGGCGAGGTCGGGGTGGGCCTGCTGGTGGCCCTGGAGAGCGTCGTCCCGCCGATCCCCAGTGAAATCGTGCTGGCGATGGCCGGCTACCTGGCCAGCCAGGACCGGGTCAACCTGATCGGGGTCTGGGTCGGCGCGACGGTCGGTTCGCTGGCCGGTGCGCTGTTGCTCTACTGGCTGGGTGCCGTGATCGGCGAGGAGCGGCTGCGCCGGTGGCTGGACAAGGTGCCGTTGGTCGACCTGGAAGATCTGGACAAGGCCGACCGCTGGTTCGAGCGGTACGGCCGGTGGGCGGTGTTGTTCGGCCGGATGGTGCCGGTGGTACGGAGCCTCGTGTCCGTGCCGGCGGGTGCCGACCGCATGCCGCTGGTCCAGTTCAGTGCGTTGACCTGCCTGGGCAGCGGGGTGTGGAACGCGTTGTTCGTCGGTGCCGGCTTCGCGCTCGGCTCCCAGTGGCAGGAGGTCGAGCGGTACAGCCGCTGGTTCGACATCGCCGTCTTCGTGATCCTCGGCGGGCTGGTCGTCTACTGGGTGTTCGGCCAGGTACGGCGGCGTCGCCGTCGCGCGGAGAGCCGCCGCACCTGA
- a CDS encoding DUF6412 domain-containing protein encodes MAAVPGLLVIITACWAYAYAVLGLAVTHPAHLVTVAAVSAAALLVVAIAVRTGLRPGPAYVDPTPLRVGLRQRARHSRIPRQLDPDAPGRPRPRAPGRRPSTA; translated from the coding sequence ATGGCTGCCGTGCCCGGCCTACTGGTGATCATCACGGCGTGTTGGGCGTACGCCTACGCCGTGCTGGGCCTGGCCGTCACCCACCCGGCCCACCTGGTCACGGTGGCCGCCGTCTCGGCCGCCGCGTTGCTGGTCGTCGCGATCGCCGTCCGGACCGGGCTGCGCCCCGGACCCGCGTACGTCGACCCGACGCCGCTGCGCGTCGGCCTGCGTCAGCGTGCCCGACACAGCCGGATCCCCCGCCAACTCGACCCCGACGCGCCGGGCCGCCCTCGGCCGCGCGCTCCTGGCCGGCGGCCCTCGACCGCCTGA
- a CDS encoding cellulose binding domain-containing protein — protein sequence MKVRPFRAAVLVASLSTAVVTATILFAPAASAATAAFVRTASWSSGYEAKFTVTNDTSTAISSWTVQFDLPAGTRVSSFWDARLTTSGQRITATNHSWNGVLAPGASTSFGFVASGTGDPINCTVNGGSCGGGPAPTTPPTTAPPTSPPPTSPPPVPAGMKAAPYIYDWGNAPAPATVMSATGIRWFTRAFILSGGGCTPAWDGARPLLGGSDAAQIAAIRAAGGDIIPSVGGWSGNKLGPNCASAAALAGALQQVIDAYQLRAIDMDVENIDEFENETVQDRILGALKILKQNNPGLITIVTIGTATTGPTWWGTRMINRAAQLQAGVDVWTIMPFNFGGHADMYGSTVSAATGLRDTLKAAFGWNDTTAYARMGISGMNGRSDQGEITTVAQWTQIRDWARARGLARLAFWSVNRDRPCPGAPLSSGCSSIDQRNWEFTAITAGFQ from the coding sequence GTGAAAGTCCGACCCTTCCGGGCGGCGGTCCTCGTCGCCAGTCTGTCCACTGCCGTCGTCACCGCCACCATCCTGTTCGCGCCCGCCGCGTCCGCCGCCACCGCCGCCTTCGTCCGCACCGCCAGCTGGAGCAGCGGGTACGAGGCCAAGTTCACCGTCACCAACGACACGTCGACGGCGATCAGCTCGTGGACCGTCCAGTTCGACCTGCCGGCCGGAACCCGGGTGAGCAGCTTCTGGGACGCCCGACTGACCACCAGCGGCCAGCGGATCACCGCCACCAACCACTCGTGGAACGGCGTACTCGCCCCCGGGGCTAGCACCTCGTTCGGCTTCGTCGCCAGCGGCACCGGTGATCCGATCAACTGCACCGTCAACGGAGGCTCCTGCGGCGGTGGCCCGGCTCCGACGACCCCGCCCACGACCGCGCCGCCCACCAGCCCGCCGCCGACCAGCCCGCCACCGGTGCCAGCCGGGATGAAGGCCGCCCCCTACATCTACGACTGGGGCAACGCGCCCGCCCCCGCCACGGTGATGTCCGCGACCGGCATCCGATGGTTCACCCGGGCGTTCATCCTCTCCGGCGGTGGCTGTACCCCGGCCTGGGACGGGGCGCGGCCGTTGCTCGGGGGCAGCGACGCTGCCCAGATCGCCGCGATCCGGGCCGCCGGCGGCGACATCATCCCGTCCGTCGGTGGCTGGAGCGGCAACAAGCTCGGCCCCAACTGCGCCTCGGCAGCGGCCCTCGCCGGCGCGCTGCAACAGGTAATCGACGCCTACCAGCTGCGCGCGATCGACATGGACGTGGAAAATATCGACGAGTTCGAAAACGAGACGGTCCAGGACCGGATTCTCGGCGCGCTGAAGATCCTCAAGCAGAACAACCCGGGCTTGATCACCATCGTCACCATCGGCACCGCCACCACGGGACCGACCTGGTGGGGCACCCGCATGATCAACCGGGCGGCGCAACTGCAGGCCGGTGTGGACGTCTGGACCATCATGCCGTTCAACTTCGGCGGACACGCCGACATGTACGGCTCCACGGTCAGCGCCGCCACCGGGCTTCGTGACACGTTGAAGGCCGCCTTCGGATGGAACGACACCACCGCGTACGCGCGGATGGGAATCTCCGGGATGAACGGGCGATCCGACCAGGGGGAGATCACCACGGTGGCGCAGTGGACCCAGATCCGCGACTGGGCCCGCGCCCGAGGACTGGCCCGGTTGGCGTTCTGGTCGGTCAACCGGGACCGACCCTGTCCGGGTGCCCCGCTCAGCTCCGGCTGCAGCAGCATCGATCAGCGGAATTGGGAGTTCACCGCGATCACCGCCGGTTTCCAATGA
- a CDS encoding membrane protein insertase YidC, translating to MSAVPPAVPLTPVEPAATVPYAVVAQASDFGPIDTVVTAALDVLGMLAGVLAPVAGSGAVAMAIVVFTVAVRLLLVPLSWLQIRAERRREALAPQLRQLRQRYADQPERLAAETMALYRSNGASPFAGCLPGLLQAPFFLLMYQMVTRSAESGGLDGVLLGVGLGRYPAQFAGPGEALVFGALLAALLVFAWLTSRRSRQRIAAAAQLAGEASGSAGQASGSAGQASGSAGQAEQVTAGLNRLIPWLPYGTVLFALVVPLAAGLYLATTTGWTVLEQVVLRSRLISTTVDKGGSTTYNS from the coding sequence ATGTCTGCTGTGCCGCCCGCTGTCCCGCTCACCCCCGTCGAACCCGCTGCCACCGTCCCGTACGCCGTCGTCGCGCAGGCGTCCGATTTCGGTCCGATCGACACCGTCGTCACCGCCGCCCTGGACGTGCTCGGCATGCTGGCCGGCGTACTCGCCCCGGTCGCCGGATCGGGTGCCGTCGCCATGGCCATCGTCGTCTTCACCGTCGCCGTCCGGCTCCTGCTCGTGCCGTTGAGCTGGCTGCAGATCCGGGCCGAACGCCGCCGGGAGGCGCTCGCGCCGCAGTTGCGGCAGTTGCGGCAACGGTACGCCGACCAACCGGAGCGGCTGGCCGCCGAGACCATGGCGCTGTATCGCTCGAACGGTGCCTCGCCGTTCGCCGGCTGCCTGCCCGGTCTGCTGCAGGCGCCGTTCTTCCTGCTGATGTACCAGATGGTCACCCGGTCGGCGGAGTCCGGAGGGCTCGACGGAGTTTTGCTCGGGGTCGGGCTCGGCCGTTACCCGGCTCAGTTCGCCGGGCCGGGCGAGGCACTGGTGTTCGGCGCGTTGCTGGCCGCGTTGCTGGTCTTCGCCTGGCTGACGTCCCGCCGGTCCCGCCAGCGGATCGCCGCCGCGGCCCAGCTGGCTGGCGAGGCGAGTGGGTCGGCCGGGCAGGCGAGTGGGTCGGCCGGGCAGGCGAGTGGGTCGGCCGGGCAGGCGGAGCAGGTGACCGCCGGGTTGAACCGGCTGATCCCGTGGCTGCCGTACGGCACGGTGCTGTTCGCCCTGGTGGTGCCGCTGGCGGCGGGTCTCTATCTGGCTACCACCACCGGGTGGACGGTGCTGGAGCAGGTCGTGCTCCGGAGCCGGCTGATATCGACAACTGTTGACAAGGGTGGATCGACGACGTACAACTCCTGA
- a CDS encoding alpha-amylase family protein yields the protein MSDRWFSKAVIYCLDIDTFADSNGDGVGDIPGLIGRLDYLARLGVTCLWLHPIHPSPGRDDGYDVTDFYNVDPRFGTLGDFAELLHQAGNRGIRVIIDLVVNHTSDQHPWFQSARSSPDSPYRDWYVWSDHEPSDRRQGMVFPGEQHETWSYDRTAKAWFYHRFYQFQPDLNVFNEQVRDEIKKIISFWLQLGVAGFRMDAVPFIIEHTEPDQPQSPKDFDFLTELRQHVQWRRGDAVLLAEANVEPDQLVDYFADQGGSANRLHMLFDFMLNGRLLLALARQDPEPVIEALRDTPALPAGASWATFLRNHDEIDLSRLTTAQREEVYARFGPEEHMRLYGRGIRRRLAPMLGNDRRRIEMAYSLQFTLRGTPVLRYGEEIGMGEDLSLDGREAIRTPMQWSLLPNAGFSTAEPDQLVRPIIDDDEYGYRTVNVTTQRRDHGSLLAWFERMIRTLREAPEVGAGSCAHVDVPAPPGVLVHRADDHSGAMLFLHNLGTEKATVDLGDLYDEARLPTEVLADQDYPPVGKLDALDIDGYGYRWIRLRLDSGYDVGAS from the coding sequence ATGAGTGACCGGTGGTTCAGCAAGGCGGTCATCTACTGTCTGGATATCGACACTTTCGCCGACTCCAATGGCGACGGTGTCGGTGACATCCCCGGACTCATCGGGCGGCTCGACTACCTCGCCCGCCTCGGCGTCACCTGCCTGTGGCTCCACCCGATCCACCCCTCACCCGGCCGCGACGACGGATACGACGTCACCGACTTCTACAACGTCGACCCGCGCTTCGGCACCCTCGGCGACTTCGCCGAACTGCTGCACCAGGCCGGTAACCGAGGCATCCGCGTGATCATCGACCTGGTCGTCAACCACACCTCCGACCAGCACCCCTGGTTCCAGTCCGCCCGGTCGTCACCGGACTCGCCGTACCGCGACTGGTACGTCTGGTCCGACCACGAGCCCAGCGACCGCCGCCAGGGCATGGTCTTCCCAGGAGAGCAGCACGAGACCTGGAGCTACGACCGCACCGCGAAGGCGTGGTTTTACCACCGGTTCTACCAGTTCCAACCGGACCTCAACGTTTTCAACGAACAGGTCCGTGACGAGATCAAGAAGATCATCTCGTTCTGGCTGCAGCTCGGCGTCGCCGGATTCCGGATGGACGCCGTACCGTTCATCATCGAACACACCGAACCCGACCAGCCGCAGTCCCCCAAGGACTTCGACTTCCTCACCGAACTGCGCCAGCATGTGCAATGGCGGCGCGGCGACGCCGTTCTGCTCGCCGAGGCCAACGTCGAACCCGACCAACTGGTCGACTACTTCGCCGATCAGGGCGGGTCGGCCAACCGCCTGCACATGCTGTTCGACTTCATGCTCAACGGCCGATTGCTGCTCGCCCTGGCCCGCCAAGACCCCGAGCCCGTGATCGAAGCGCTGCGCGACACCCCGGCGCTGCCCGCCGGGGCCTCCTGGGCCACCTTCCTGCGCAACCACGACGAGATCGACCTGTCGCGGTTGACCACCGCCCAGCGCGAGGAGGTGTACGCCCGGTTCGGACCGGAAGAACACATGCGACTGTACGGGCGCGGCATCCGCCGCCGGCTCGCCCCGATGCTCGGCAACGACCGGCGGCGGATCGAAATGGCGTACTCGTTGCAGTTCACCCTGCGCGGCACCCCGGTGCTGCGCTACGGCGAGGAGATCGGCATGGGAGAGGACCTGTCGCTGGACGGGCGGGAAGCCATCCGTACCCCGATGCAGTGGTCCCTGCTGCCCAACGCCGGCTTCTCCACCGCCGAGCCCGACCAGCTGGTCCGCCCGATCATCGACGATGACGAGTACGGCTACCGTACGGTCAACGTCACCACCCAGCGCCGCGACCACGGCTCACTGCTCGCCTGGTTCGAACGCATGATCCGTACGCTGCGGGAGGCCCCGGAGGTCGGTGCCGGCTCCTGCGCCCACGTCGACGTGCCCGCTCCGCCGGGCGTGCTGGTGCACCGCGCCGACGACCACAGTGGAGCGATGCTGTTCCTGCACAACCTCGGCACCGAGAAGGCCACCGTCGACCTGGGTGACCTCTACGACGAGGCCAGGCTGCCCACCGAGGTCCTCGCCGACCAGGACTACCCGCCGGTCGGCAAACTCGACGCTCTCGACATCGACGGGTACGGCTACCGCTGGATCCGGCTGCGGCTCGACTCCGGCTACGACGTCGGCGCGAGCTGA